From Ictidomys tridecemlineatus isolate mIctTri1 chromosome 2, mIctTri1.hap1, whole genome shotgun sequence, the proteins below share one genomic window:
- the Scrn1 gene encoding secernin-1 isoform X2 — MGANEHGVCIANEAVNAREPAAETEALLGMDLVRLGLERGTTAKEALDVIVSLLEEHGQGGNYYEDANSCHSFQSAYLLVDRDEAWVLETVGKYWAAEKITEGVKCICNQLSLTTKMDAEHPELRTYAQSQGWWTGEDEFNFSQIFSPADDHPDNCAGKDSLEKQEESITVETMIDILRDKASGVCIDSESFLTTASIVSVLPQNRSSPCIHYFTGTPDPSRSIFKPFIFVDDVKLVPKAQSPCFGDDDPAKKEPRFQEKPDRRHELYKAHEWARAIIESDQEQGRVLKKTMMELEKQGLEAMEEILSSPEPPDPAEVGDLFYDCVDTEIKFFK; from the exons ATGGGAGCCAATGAGCATGGCGTGTGCATAGCCAATGAAGCCGTCAACGCCAGAGAACCGGCTGCTGAGACGGAAGCCTTACTGGGGATGGATCTGGTCAG GCTTGGTTTAGAAAGAGGGACAACAGCTAAAGAAGCCTTAGATGTCATCGTCTCCTTGTTGGAAGAACATGGACAAGGTGGGAATTATTACGAAGATGCAAACTCCTGCCATAGCTTCCAAAGTGCGTATCTGCTTGTGGATCGAGACGAGGCCTGGGTGCTTGAGACCGTAGGGAAGTACTGGGCTGCTGAGAAAATCACAG AGGGAGTAAAGTGCATCTGCAATCAGCTTTCCCTCACTACAAAGATGGACGCGGAGCACCCTGAACTCAGGACTTACGCTCAGAGTCAAGGCTGGTGGACAGGAGAGGATGAGTtcaatttttcccagattttttcTCCAGCTGATGACCACCCAGACAACTGTGCAGGCAAAGACAGCTTAGAAAAGCAAGAAG aAAGCATCACTGTAGAGACAATGATTGACATCTTACGGGACAAAGCCAGTGGAGTCTGCATAGACTCTGAATCTTTCCTCACCACAGCCAGTATAGTGTCTGTCCTGCCTCAGAACAGAAGCTCGCCGTGCATTCACTACTTCACTGGGACCCCAGATCCTTCCAG GTCCATATTCAAGCCTTTCATCTTTGTTGATGATGTAAAACTCGTTCCCAAAGCACAGTCTCCCTGTTTTGGGGACGATGACCCTGCTAAAAAGGAGCCTCGGTTCCAGGAGAAACCAGACCGCCGGCATGAGCTGTACAAGGCCCACGAGTGGGCACGTGCTATCATCGAGAGTGACCAG GAGCAGGGCCGCGTGCTGAAGAAGACCatgatggagctggagaagcaAGGCCTGGAAGCCATGGAAGAAATCCTGAGCAGCCCTGAGCCCCCAGACCCTGCCGAGGTGGGGGACCTTTTCTATGACTGTGTCGACACGGAGATTAAGTTCTTTAAGTGA